The sequence CGGGGGGCTGCTGGGGGCCGGGCTGCTGCGGCTGCCCTCCCTGCTGCGGCGGGATGTACGGCGCCTGCTGCTGGGCCTGCGGCGGTGCCTGCCAGCCCTGCTGGGCGGCGGCCTGCTGCGGCGCCTGGTGCTGCGGTGCCTGGTGTACGGGCGGCTGCTGTGCGGGCGGGGCCTGCCAGCCCTGCTGCTGCGGCGCCGCGGCCTGCTGCGCGCCGACGGCGCCCGCGGCCGGTGCACCGGCGGCCGCGAGACTGATCCGCGGACCGGTGGTCGCATTGCCCAGGTGGACGACCGAGCCGGGGCCTATCTCCACCTGGTGGATGCGCTGGCCCTGGACGTAGGTGCCATTGGTGCTGCCCTGGTCTTCGATGATCCAGCCCTGGCCGGCCCACCGTACGGTGGCGTGCCGCCAGGAGACCCGGGCGTCGTCGAGCACCATGTCGCCCTGCGGATCGCGGCCCACGTTGTAGGACCGGGACGGATCGAGGGTCCAGGTCCTTCCGTTCAATTCGAGTACGAGTTCAGGCACTCCAGCCCCATTGCGTAGTCCCCCGAGCGACACCCTGGATGGGAAGTCAGGGATGGCGATTCATCGTGAGGAACTATTTCAGGCTCGGCCCGCCGACCGGAAACCGGGAGCGGACCGGGGTGCATCCGCGTTCCGGACGGGCCCGGCAATGCCCCGTCGAGGGCCCAAATGGCCCCGAGGTGCCCGAGGATCGTCCGATTGCGAGGGTTGTGGGCGGCTCTGCGCACCGCCTCCGGGTCGCACATCGGCCGAAATGGCCGTATCAAACGGCGAGTTGGACCGGTGGTCCGCCCTTCCGGGTGATGCGGACGGGGCGGGGCGGACACGACTCGATAACGATCAACGCCGTCCGCCGGGCGCGGGTGCGACAGGAGGAGCGGGCCTCGGCAGTCGGGCGCATCCGCGGTCCGAGGCACGGACACCTGTACGGCCGGGCCCGCCCGGCGGTTACGGTAAGAGCACCATGAGCGCATCGCAGATCCCGCCTGCCACCGCCGTACCGGGCGATGACGTCCCGACCCTCCTCGTGAAGATCTTCGGGAAGGACCGGCCGGGCATCACCGCCGGCCTCTTCGACACCCTCGCCGCCTACTCCGTCGATGTCGTGGACATCGAGCAGGTGGTGACCCGTGGCCGCATCACCCTGTGCGCCCTGGTCACCGCCCCCGCACCGGCCCAGGGCGCCACCGGCTCGTCCGAGGGCGACCTGCGGGCCACCGTGCACAGCTGGGCGGAGTCGCTGCACCTCCAGGCGGAGATCATCTCCGGCCGGGGCGACAACCGTCCGCGCGGTGAGGGCCGCTCGCATGTGACGGTGCTGGGGCATCCGCTGACCGCGGAGTCGACGGCCTGTATCGCCGCCGCCATAACGTCCACGGGCGGCAATATCGACCGTATCTTCCGGCTCGCGAAGTATCCGGTGACCGCGGTCGAGTTCGCGGTCTCGGGTGCCGCGACCGATGCGCTGCGGTCCGTCCTGGCCCTGGAGGCCGCGCGGCTCGGGGTCGATGTCGCGGTGGTCGCGGCGGGGCTCCAGCGCCGGGCGCAGCGGCTGGTGGTGATGGATGTGGACTCCACGCTCATCCAGGACGAGGTCATCGAGCTGTTCGCGGCGCACGCCGGATGCGAGGCCGAGGTCGCCGAGGTGACCGCCGCGGCGATGCGCGGGGAGCTGGACTTCGAGCAGTCGCTGCACGCCCGGGTCGCGCTGCTGGCCGGGCTGGACGCGTCCGTGGTGGAGACCGTGCGCAAGGAGGTGCGGCTCACCCCCGGGGCGCGCACCCTGGTGCGGACCCTCAAGCGGCTCGGCTATCAGGTCGGCGTGGTGTCGGGCGGGTTCACCCAGGTCACCGATGCGCTCAAGGAGGAGCTGGGGCTGGACTTCGCGGCCGCCAACACCCTGGAGGTCGCGGACGGCCGGTTCACCGGCCGGGTGACCGGCGACATCGTGGACCGGGCCGGGAAGGCGCGGCTGCTGCGCAGCTTCGCGGAGCAGGCCGGGGTGCCGCTGGACCAGACGGTGGCGATCGGCGACGGCGCCAATGACCTGGACATGCTCAACACCGCGGGGCTGGGGGTGGCCTTCAATGCCAAGCCGGTCGTACGGGAGGCGGCGCACACCGCGGTGAACGTGCCGTTCCTGGACACCGTGCTGTATCTGCTGGGCGTCACCCGCGAAGAGGTCGAGGCCGCGGATATGCACCTGGAGTGAGCGATCCGTACGGCAGGGGCCCCGGCGCAGCGCTGCGCCGGGGCCCGTGCCGTACGGGCGGCATCGTCGCGGCGCCCGCCGGCTCAGCCCTGCGGGGTCCAGTACGCGACGAGCCGGCCGACGCCGTGCTCGACGGACTTCCACGACCCGGTGAAGGTGACCACGGCGACGGCGGCCGTCGGGAAGCCGCTGCGGTTCATCCGCGGCAGCAGATCGCCGTCCGCCTCGCCCGACAGCGCATCGGCGAGGGCGTGCACACCCGGGTTGTGGCCGACCAGCATCAGGTCGTCGACGTCGTCGGACGTCTCGTTCAGGAGCGCGATGAGCTCGCCGAGGGAGGCCTCGTACAGCCGCTCCTCGTAGACGGTCCTGGGCCGCTGCGGGAGCTCGTGGACGGCGAGCTTCCAGGTCTCCCGGGTGCGAGCGGCGGTCGAGCAGAGGGTCAGATCGGGGGTGATCCCGCTGTGGGCCAGCCAGCGGCCGGCGGCCGGGGCGTCCCGGCGGCCGCGGTCGGCGAGCGGGCGCTCATGGTCGCTTTCCTGCGTCCATTCGGCCTTTGCGTGTCGGAGGAGGACGATCCGGCGGGGTGTATCGACGCTCATGCGTCCAAGCTTCGCACGAAAGGCAGCCCGTGGCGCGGGGTGTTGGGGGAGGCTCCGCTCCGGCGGGTGACGGCCCTCAGGCCACCCCCACCAGCCGCGCGAGGATGCCCAGCAGCGTCGCGGGAGCGCTGCGGAAGGCGTCGGCCGCGCTCGCCGGGGACGGGCTCGATATCAGCGCCAGCAGGGCGACGAAGGAGAGCACCGGCAGGGCCAGCGCCCACCACGGCAGCCGTCTGCGCAGCCCCGGAGCCTCGGCGGCGGAACGGCTGCGCAACGCGGTGGACATGGAGATCGCCTCCGGGGCGGATCGAAGGGCCGCGCGGCCGCGGGCTGCGGCGCGCCCACCGCGCGGGCGGTGTACTTCGACGCTAGGGATCCGCGGCGGCCGTGCCTATCCGGGAAAACCCCGACTTAACCCTGAGACGCGCCCCTTACCCGCTCCCCTCAGGGGTCCGGGGCCCGGCCGTCACGGTGCGGCGATACTCGCGATGACCGCGACGACGACGGTCACGCCGAGCATCAGGCCCAGGACGAGGAGCAGCTTCTTCTGGCTGTTCTGCGGGTTCGGTTCGAGCACTGGCATGCGCCCAGTGTCGCACTCATCTCTCGTCCTCGATGCGGCGGTCCCGGCCTGCCAGCACACCCACCGCCATCTGCGGCACCAGCAGCCCCGCCATCAGCGCGATCGGCAGGCCCCAGCCGCCGCTGTGCTGGTAGAGCGTGCCGACCAGCAGCGGTCCGGGGATGGAGATCAGATAGCCGACGGACTGCGCGAAGGCCGAGAGTTCGGCCACCCCCGCCGAGCTGGACGCCCGCATCCCGATCATGGTCAGGGCCAGCGGGAAGGAGCAGTTGGCGATGCCCATCAGCAGCGCCCAGGCCCAGGCGCCGGCGGCCGGGGCCAGCCACAGTCCGGCGTAACCGGCCATGCCGCAGGCGGCGAGGCCCACCGCGAGCGGCCCCTGGTGCCGCATCCGGGAGGCCACCCGCGGCAGGACGAAGGAGAGCGGCACGCCCATCGCCATCGTCACGGCCAGCAGCACCCCCGCGGTGGCCGCCGAGACCCCGGCGTCGCGGAAGATCTGCGGCATCCAGCCCATCGTGACGTAGGCGGCGGTGGCCTGGAGGCCGAAGAAGACGGCGAGCGCCCAGGCGGTCGGCGACGAGGTGATCCGTACGGGG is a genomic window of Streptomyces gilvosporeus containing:
- a CDS encoding SGM_5486 family transporter-associated protein; protein product: MPVLEPNPQNSQKKLLLVLGLMLGVTVVVAVIASIAAP
- the serB gene encoding phosphoserine phosphatase SerB, whose product is MSASQIPPATAVPGDDVPTLLVKIFGKDRPGITAGLFDTLAAYSVDVVDIEQVVTRGRITLCALVTAPAPAQGATGSSEGDLRATVHSWAESLHLQAEIISGRGDNRPRGEGRSHVTVLGHPLTAESTACIAAAITSTGGNIDRIFRLAKYPVTAVEFAVSGAATDALRSVLALEAARLGVDVAVVAAGLQRRAQRLVVMDVDSTLIQDEVIELFAAHAGCEAEVAEVTAAAMRGELDFEQSLHARVALLAGLDASVVETVRKEVRLTPGARTLVRTLKRLGYQVGVVSGGFTQVTDALKEELGLDFAAANTLEVADGRFTGRVTGDIVDRAGKARLLRSFAEQAGVPLDQTVAIGDGANDLDMLNTAGLGVAFNAKPVVREAAHTAVNVPFLDTVLYLLGVTREEVEAADMHLE
- a CDS encoding SixA phosphatase family protein, whose translation is MSVDTPRRIVLLRHAKAEWTQESDHERPLADRGRRDAPAAGRWLAHSGITPDLTLCSTAARTRETWKLAVHELPQRPRTVYEERLYEASLGELIALLNETSDDVDDLMLVGHNPGVHALADALSGEADGDLLPRMNRSGFPTAAVAVVTFTGSWKSVEHGVGRLVAYWTPQG